The window TAACTATAATTGGATAACAATTCTCCTCCAGATCATCAGATGCAATGTGTTCCTTTTTTTAATTCAATCAACTATAAGTTCTGATAATTAATAACTAAAAACAGAACAGAAATGACATTTTTATTACTTTTCTTAGAAACAACAAAAAGTAGGGATTATGTCAAACGGGCTCTTGATTTATCAGAGAGAGAACATATCAGCATAGAAAAAGAGACACCTTGCTTAAAGCATTCAAAGCCATGATAATTTGCTGTAGGGTTAAAACTTTTCCTGAAGATTCTTCTAGCCCCTGTGCCTTGGAATCCAAAAGCACCTCATTGAGCTGATTAGACAAGCACAAGTAACAAGTCAACTTACTGATTATTCACCATATAAATGCTGAAGCAGTTATGAGAATCAGTAATCGAGGAAGAGAAGGCAATTGATGGGAAAAAAAGGAGAGACACTCAAATTCCATCTTTACCTTTTGACAAAGAGGTCTGAGAAATGCTGCCACATAGTCAGATTGCTTTTCTGGGGATACATCTTCCATGCCAATCAATAATCCAATTGCCTAGGGCCCCCATCAAATAGAGGAATGATAATCAGTATACACTCAATGAAGTTGGAGCAAAAATATTTTGCATCACAAAGTAATACCTCAAATATCTGACTGCCATCTTCAGAACCTGAGCACTCAAAATTTTTAGAGCACCAATCTGAAGTTGTGAATTGAGTGATGGTATCCTGCAGTCCCTGTATCCAGATAGAACAAGTACGATATACCACTTtgggaaaggaaaaaaattataagcatATTCCATAAACAAATGGTAAAGGATGCATACTCTCAGAATCATATCCAAATATGGCACGAACTTAGATTTCATTAACTTGACAGCTCTCATGAAAAGATAACCAGCCCGTCTGCTCACATTGAGATTTGGATGGTGTATACCTCTCTGATCCAAGAATGCAGCCAGCACATAAGGTATGTACTGAGGATTATCCTGGACAAACTTCATAAACCTCATGACAGTCTCCAGGTAAATGAGTGCCACCATTCGATGAGAAAGGCAAGGAAATTGTGACGAAAGGAGTATTTGGACCAGCTCACGCAACAACCCACTACCAGTTCTCATTGCTTCTTCATTTACTGTCTCGCCTAACCGGTGGAACAAAGTAAACGTGGCTTCTACCTCCTCCACGCTAGCTTCCGAAGAGGACAGGGCCCTAATTAATAAATTTTGGATGAAATGCTGTGTGACATCAGGCGCAAGCCGGCAAATGCTACAGAAGAGCACAAGAAGGTCCTTCCGGCGTTCACCCATCTGGTCCTCCTCCTCCCTACCAATCTTATCTGGGATATCAAGATTATTCCTGTAGGCAGGATCATAGCATATCTGCACTCTAATAAATTCTAAGATATGACCAAGATACACTGCTTGTTTCTGCGAGGGTGTTCTCATGGTGGTGACATAAACCGATAGGAACTCAACCACATTACCCAATTCAACTTCCTCGCTTTCTTGCATCACATAGAACACTGAAGGCAAGGCCTCTTCGAGAAGTTCCACCGGAGATGAACTATCTATATCTGTCAAACCTAACTTCTTGCAACATTCTAAAACCTCGGCAGCATACCCAGTAACCAAATATGGAACCTTTATGACCAAATTCGGGTCAGCAAACACCAGGCTTACTGGTAGACTACGGAGAAGTGCGACCTTCTGGCGTGGATCCATCCTCTTCTGGAGGATGGCAAGAACACAGCCAACGGCGGCAGCTCTCAGTTGCTCGATCGAGTCAGGTGCGAGAATGAGTTCAAAGAGGAGGGGGACGAATGCATCATTGGCAACAAGAGCGATGTCAATCCAAGTGACATACCGCCGCATGGTGTCAAGGGCTGCGGCGACGAGGAAAGTGTCCAAGGAATGGTAGAGGGACACGACATCGAACCAATGGCGGGCGATCTGGGGGACGCACTGCTGGCGCATGGCGTCCTTAACCCGCGTGGCGTCGGCGGCCTCCGCAAACGACCGCGGGTAGTCGAGGCTGAGGAGGTCATCGTCTAGGGCGATTAGGAGGCGGGCGAACATGTCGATTGAAGATGGGTCCGCTGAGGGGAGGCAGGGGAGGATGCGAAGGAAGGGGTCGGGCCACAGGGAAGGGTACTCGAGGCGGATGAGGGCGGCGAGGGTCTGGGCGAGCTTGTTCCTGAGGAAGGGAGGGGAGGCGGCGGGGAGGGGGCGGTCGGAGGCGAGGGAGAGGAGAGCGGAGCGGAGGATGGGGAGGTCGGCGGGGGGGATGGAAGAGTATCGGAGGCGAACAGCGTCGTGGAGGGCCTGGAGGCACCAAAAGTGGACGGGTACGAGGGAGGACCGGTGGAGGCGGTCGAGACAGAGGCGAAGGAGGGCGGAGAGGTCGGCCTTGGCATGGTCGCAGAAGGCCATGGCCTGGGCGCGGAAGGTCGGGTCAGCGGCGCCGGGCTCGTATACGAGGAGGATCGCCTTCTCGAGGTCGTCCATGGCGGCCCCTCCTCCTCTCCCGACGTCCGATCGGCAGTTCGATGTGTTAGTTCTTGATAGAGAGATCTGCAGCAGtagtttgtttcttcttcttctcctctataAATAGAGGGCGGAGAGAGAGGGATACACTTCGTTGCTGGGTTTTGCGGCAGA of the Musa acuminata AAA Group cultivar baxijiao chromosome BXJ2-10, Cavendish_Baxijiao_AAA, whole genome shotgun sequence genome contains:
- the LOC103968513 gene encoding exportin-T isoform X2, with translation MDDLEKAILLVYEPGAADPTFRAQAMAFCDHAKADLSALLRLCLDRLHRSSLVPVHFWCLQALHDAVRLRYSSIPPADLPILRSALLSLASDRPLPAASPPFLRNKLAQTLAALIRLEYPSLWPDPFLRILPCLPSADPSSIDMFARLLIALDDDLLSLDYPRSFAEAADATRVKDAMRQQCVPQIARHWFDVVSLYHSLDTFLVAAALDTMRRYVTWIDIALVANDAFVPLLFELILAPDSIEQLRAAAVGCVLAILQKRMDPRQKVALLRSLPVSLVFADPNLVIKVPYLVTGYAAEVLECCKKLGLTDIDSSSPVELLEEALPSVFYVMQESEEVELGNVVEFLSVYVTTMRTPSQKQAVYLGHILEFIRVQICYDPAYRNNLDIPDKIGREEEDQMGERRKDLLVLFCSICRLAPDVTQHFIQNLLIRALSSSEASVEEVEATFTLFHRLGETVNEEAMRTGSGLLRELVQILLSSQFPCLSHRMVALIYLETVMRFMKFVQDNPQYIPYVLAAFLDQRGIHHPNLNVSRRAGYLFMRAVKLMKSKFVPYLDMILRGLQDTITQFTTSDWCSKNFECSGSEDGSQIFEAIGLLIGMEDVSPEKQSDYVAAFLRPLCQKLNEVLLDSKAQGLEESSGKVLTLQQIIMALNALSKGFNARLATSICPAIGIMFKQALSGVLEILTAFPNIKTLRNKITSFIHRMVDILGGSIFPCLPVVLKQLLMESEPKDMVDFLVLVNQLISKFSTSVESILEEIFPAVASRLIVILSKDAFPSGPGCNTEEVRELQELQRILYTFLHLMANHNLSSVFLAPNCRGYLDALMQLLLLAACGHKDVLLRKLCVQIFMKLIKDWCTNCNVDDKVPGFRSFIIEKFATDCCLYSVLDKSFEFHDANTLLLFGEIVLAQKVMYEKLGSDFIIHFVSKGLQAAHCPHELTEQYYQKLQANDIKALKSFYQLLVENLRQQQNGSLVFR
- the LOC103968513 gene encoding exportin-T isoform X1, with protein sequence MDDLEKAILLVYEPGAADPTFRAQAMAFCDHAKADLSALLRLCLDRLHRSSLVPVHFWCLQALHDAVRLRYSSIPPADLPILRSALLSLASDRPLPAASPPFLRNKLAQTLAALIRLEYPSLWPDPFLRILPCLPSADPSSIDMFARLLIALDDDLLSLDYPRSFAEAADATRVKDAMRQQCVPQIARHWFDVVSLYHSLDTFLVAAALDTMRRYVTWIDIALVANDAFVPLLFELILAPDSIEQLRAAAVGCVLAILQKRMDPRQKVALLRSLPVSLVFADPNLVIKVPYLVTGYAAEVLECCKKLGLTDIDSSSPVELLEEALPSVFYVMQESEEVELGNVVEFLSVYVTTMRTPSQKQAVYLGHILEFIRVQICYDPAYRNNLDIPDKIGREEEDQMGERRKDLLVLFCSICRLAPDVTQHFIQNLLIRALSSSEASVEEVEATFTLFHRLGETVNEEAMRTGSGLLRELVQILLSSQFPCLSHRMVALIYLETVMRFMKFVQDNPQYIPYVLAAFLDQRGIHHPNLNVSRRAGYLFMRAVKLMKSKFVPYLDMILRGLQDTITQFTTSDWCSKNFECSGSEDGSQIFEAIGLLIGMEDVSPEKQSDYVAAFLRPLCQKLNEVLLDSKAQGLEESSGKVLTLQQIIMALNALSKGFNARLATSICPAIGIMFKQALSGVLEILTAFPNIKTLRNKITSFIHRMVDILGGSIFPCLPVVLKQLLMESEPKDMVDFLVLVNQLISKFSTSVESILEEIFPAVASRLIVILSKDAFPSGPGCNTEEVRELQELQRILYTFLHLMANHNLSSVFLAPNCRGYLDALMQLLLLAACGHKDVLLRKLCVQIFMKLIKDWCTNCNVDDKVPGFRSFIIEKFATDCCLYSVLDKSFEFHDANTLLLFGEIVLAQKVMYEKLGSDFIIHFVSKGLQAAHCPHELTEQYYQKLQQANDIKALKSFYQLLVENLRQQQNGSLVFR